In Deinococcus betulae, one DNA window encodes the following:
- a CDS encoding phosphorylase family protein, translated as MSQIHVRAVRGDVAPYVLLPGDPNRARHIAQTYLEGAREYTSHRQLLGFTGTYQGVPVSVQTTGMGCPSAAIVAEELARLGAKTLIRVGTLGGATPSVAPGDLVIATAAVPNDGTTRQLLGGAPYAPAASFEVVEASVQAARAQGAPHHVGLIMTEDAFYASTPEHARLWAGRGVLGFEMEASAIFLVAAQRGLRAACLTACSNDIGDPQLVPDDVLAAGVDRMVRVALDAIGTLAAKD; from the coding sequence ATGAGCCAGATTCATGTTCGTGCTGTTCGCGGCGATGTCGCTCCTTATGTGCTGCTGCCCGGCGACCCCAACCGCGCCCGTCATATCGCCCAGACCTACCTGGAAGGCGCGCGGGAATACACCTCGCACCGGCAACTGCTGGGCTTTACGGGCACCTACCAGGGCGTGCCCGTCAGCGTGCAGACCACCGGCATGGGCTGTCCCAGCGCGGCCATCGTGGCCGAAGAACTGGCGCGGCTGGGTGCTAAAACCCTGATTCGGGTGGGCACCCTGGGCGGCGCGACCCCCAGCGTGGCCCCCGGCGACCTCGTAATTGCCACCGCCGCTGTGCCCAACGACGGCACCACGCGGCAGCTGCTGGGCGGCGCCCCTTACGCGCCAGCCGCCAGCTTTGAGGTCGTCGAGGCCTCGGTTCAGGCGGCCCGCGCACAGGGCGCGCCGCACCACGTCGGGCTCATCATGACCGAGGACGCCTTTTACGCCAGCACCCCTGAACACGCGCGCCTGTGGGCCGGCCGGGGCGTGCTGGGCTTCGAGATGGAAGCCAGCGCCATTTTTCTGGTGGCGGCCCAGCGTGGCCTGCGCGCCGCCTGCCTGACCGCCTGCAGCAATGATATTGGCGACCCCCAACTGGTGCCCGACGACGTGCTGGCCGCTGGCGTGGACCGCATGGTGCGCGTGGCCCTGGACGCGATTGGGACGCTGGCTGCCAAAGACTGA